Proteins encoded by one window of Branchiostoma floridae strain S238N-H82 chromosome 6, Bfl_VNyyK, whole genome shotgun sequence:
- the LOC118417245 gene encoding ras-like GTP-binding protein RYL1 isoform X1, with the protein MSETGRPISRFYRSLTTAIKKVVLLGDAGVGKSSLFARFCGEDFPRTCTTVVQLRASDIREFQVGYNNVRVSLWDTAGVERMLSLTENYYRKAVGVLLVYDVTDRETFENLESTWVPSVTLRNNKVKAFLVGNKTDLITDSADVVSEEEVQIYTRTCPLDVVGTFRVSAKTCSGVEEMFTKLAESILEDNFESESGIKLSEPSSQDGQISRQGTCTCKI; encoded by the exons ATGTCGGAAACAGGCCGCCCTATTTCTAGATTCTACCGGTCTCTCACGACGGCTATCAAGAAGGTGGTTCTCCTAGGAGACGCCGGAGTGGGGAAGTCGTCCCTCTTTGCTCGGTTCTGCGGCGAAGACTTCCCGAGGACATGCACAACGGTGGTACAACTTCGAGCAAGCGATATCCGAGAGTTCCAAGTCGGGTACAACAACGTGCGG GTATCCCTATGGGACACAGCTGGGGTGGAGCGGATGTTGTCTCTAACAGAGAACTATTACCGCAAGGCCGTCGGTGTGCTTCTCGTGTATGATGTGACAGACAGAGAAACATTTGAAAACTTGGAGTCAACTTGGGTCCCCAGTGTAACGTTACGGAACAACAAAGTAAAGGCATTTCTTGTTG GAAACAAAACCGATCTCATCACAGATTCAGCAGACGTAGTTTCCGAAGAGGAAGTACAGATATACACCAGAACATGTCCGCTGGACGTCGTAGGGACATTCAGAGTCTCCGCCAAAACGTGCTCAGGAGTAGAGGAAATGTTTACCAAACTTGCGGAGTCAATACTTGAGGACAACTTTGAGAGTGAGAGTGGTATAAAACTGAGCGAACCTTCATCACAAGATGGACAGATTTCCCGACAAGGAACGTGTACTTGTAAAATATGA
- the LOC118417245 gene encoding ras-like GTP-binding protein RYL1 isoform X2, with amino-acid sequence MSETGRPISRFYRSLTTAIKKVVLLGDAGVGKSSLFARFCGEDFPRTCTTVVQLRASDIREFQVGYNNVRVSLWDTAGVERMLSLTENYYRKAVGVLLVYDVTDRETFENLESTWVPSVTLRNNRVKAFIVGNKTDLIPDSADIVSEEEVQMYTRTCPLDVVGTFRVSAKTCSGVEEMFTKLAESILEDNSFESGIKLSEPSAQDGQISRQGTCTCKI; translated from the exons ATGTCGGAAACAGGCCGCCCTATTTCTAGATTCTACCGGTCTCTCACGACGGCTATCAAGAAGGTGGTTCTCCTAGGAGACGCCGGAGTGGGGAAGTCGTCCCTCTTTGCTCGGTTCTGCGGCGAAGACTTCCCGAGGACATGCACAACGGTGGTACAACTTCGAGCAAGCGATATCCGAGAGTTCCAAGTCGGGTACAACAACGTGCGG GTCTCCCTATGGGACACAGCAGGGGTGGAGCGGATGTTGTCTCTGACAGAGAACTATTACCGCAAGGCCGTCGGTGTTCTTCTGGTGTATGATGTGACGGACAGGGAAACTTTTGAAAACTTGGAGTCAACATGGGTCCCCAGTGTAACGTTACGGAATAACAGAGTAAAGGCATTTATTGTTG GAAACAAAACGGATCTCATCCCAGATTCAGCAGACATAGTTTCTGAAGaggaagtacaaatgtacaccaGAACATGTCCGCTGGACGTCGTAGGGACGTTCAGAGTCTCTGCCAAAACGTGCTCAGGAGTAGAGGAAATGTTCACCAAACTTGCTGAATCAATACTAGAGGACAACAGCTTCGAGAGTGGTATAAAACTGAGCGAGCCTTCAGCACAAGATGGACAGATTTCCCGACAAGGAACGTGTACTTGTAAAATATGA
- the LOC118417243 gene encoding ras-related protein Rab-6.2-like — protein MSRHTETEYTIFEDHCSSSSYKMSALSRRSFKVILLGDSGVGKSSLFARFSGDSFTEATFATLQVGSCRRTFRFGDREVTLELWDTAGTERMLSLTENYYHHASAALFLYDVNDQATFLGVQSTWVPSIRRRDPTMTTFLVGNKTDIASTSKYAFENVTLDEARRYESSIIDLKVAGNFQVSVKTEEGVHELFETVAEALCGDVKTEEKKPDEVITLKPKNKQRVWDKCKC, from the exons ATGTCGCGTCACACCGAAACCGAGTACACGATCTTCGAAGACCACTGCAGCTCGAGCTCCTACAAGATGAGCGCCCTGTCCAGACGGTCCTTCAAGGTCATCCTTTTGGGGGACTCCGGTGTCGGGAAGTCGTCTCTGTTCGCCAGGTTTAGCGGCGACAGTTTTACGGAGGCCACCTTCGCGACATTACAGGTGGGCAGCTGCCGGCGGACATTCAGGTTCGGAGACAGAGAAGTTACG CTAGAATTGTGGGATACGGCCGGCACAGAACGCATGTTGTCCCTAACAGAGAACTACTACCACCACGCCTCCGCCGCCCTCTTTCTCTACGACGTGAACGACCAGGCCACCTTCCTCGGCGTCCAGTCCACCTGGGTCCCGTCCATCCGACGCCGCGACCCCACCATGACAACTTTCCTCGTGGGCAACAAGACGGACATTGCTTCTACTTCTAAATACGCCTTCGAAAACGTTACCCTAGACGAAGCGAGAAGATACGAAAGTTCTATAATTGATCTGAAAGTTGCTGGGAATTTCCAAGTTTCAGTCAAAACTGAAGAGGGGGTGCACGAATTGTTTGAGACTGTAGCAGAAGCCCTGTGCGGTGATGTGAAGACAGAGGAGAAGAAACCAGACGAAGTCATCACGCTGAAACCAAAGAACAAACAGAGAGTGTGGGACAAGTGCAAATGTTGA
- the LOC118417242 gene encoding ubiquitin-conjugating enzyme E2 25-like, with amino-acid sequence MDFDTCRLVAESWADSADCPFRLLFADEAEKTLFFSAPRNESVSFYVVCPDCEAENKWHVWSDSDTSLPCLADVQDFAQSCQQKSLVDVLNRTSKALKPLLGGPVDDNEDEGLEDDEDDVEDDEDDDDDDDQEYYTMDDPDAAPETAPTSCNTCAAQNGEEEEEDGVEESSYKTSGASSVAIHRLIMDLKNMKKTKGKFGVEGVPRGDNLFLWDVKLTNIDPKCPLGKDLQQYAKQHQEEPVIKMEMKFPPDYPMAPPFVRVLKPRFKFLTGHVTIGGSICMEMLTRSGWRPTNDIESILVQIRAEILSDNNARLDKNPNWEYTESEAKTAFHRMVNRYGWE; translated from the exons ATGGACTTCGACACCTGCCGGCTCGTTGCGGAGAGCTGGGCGGACTCCGCCGACTGTCCCTTCCGCCTGCTTTTCGCAGACGAGGCGGAGAAGACGCTGTTTTTCTCGGCTCCCCGGAACGAGTCGGTCTCGTTCTACGTGGTTTGTCccgattgtgaggctgaaaacaAATGG CACGTCTGGAGTGACTCGGATACGTCCCTCCCCTGCCTGGCTGATGTACAAGACTTCGCCCAGTCCTGTCAGCAGAAGTCTCTGGTGGATGTGCTCAACAGGACTTCCAAAGCTCTCAAACCT CTCCTAGGTGGTCCAGTTGATGATAATGAAGATGAAGGACTAgaggatgatgaagatgatgttgaggatgatgaagatgatgatgatgatgatgaccaggAGTACTACACCATGGACGACCCAGATGCTGCTCCTGAAACAGCTCCCACCTCCTGTAACACCTGTGCAGCACAGAATGG cgaggaagaagaagaagatggtgTTGAGGAGAGCAGTTACAAGACAAGTGGTGCCAGTTCAGTAGCCATCCACAGACTCATCATGG ATCTGaagaacatgaagaaaacaaaaggcAAGTTTGGAGTGGAGGGTGTTCCTAGAGGG GATAACCTGTTTCTATGG GATGTGAAGCTGACCAATATTGACCCAAAATGTCCGCTAGGAAAAGACTTACAACAGTATGCAAAACAGCACCAAGAAGAG CCCGTGATAAAAATGGAGATGAAGTTCCCGCCGGACTACCCCATGGCGCCCCCCTTCGTCAGAGTGCTGAAGCCCAGGTTCAAGTTCCTGACAGGTCATGTGACCATCGGGGGCAGCATCTGCATGGAGATGTTAACCAGGTCAGGGTGGCGGCCAACCAATGACATTGAG AGTATACTGGTACAGATTCGGGCAGAGATTCTATCCGACAACAATGCCAGACTAGACAAGAACCCCAACTGGGAGTACACAGAGAGCGAGGCCAAGACAGCATTCCATAGGATGGTCAACAGATACGGGTGGGAATAA